Proteins from a genomic interval of Chroococcidiopsis thermalis PCC 7203:
- a CDS encoding GAF domain-containing sensor histidine kinase, whose translation MVEPENKLLCRGDTGVDPMIDRRMKALSDLGLLEAQTTPVFEEATQTAAHLLEVPICILGFLDRNRHVFKSAVGLSRLGLMNPLAQERQLPIHESFCTQVVETSQIINVGDTRTHPAFANSVLVQRYGILAYLGVPLIDSSGLCLGAIAVMDLETRNFSIQQMKFLELMARWSMSEFERNRLLKMQQLEPLEQQAIEIAPPVLNPAPAISFSPPTASPEALSIVQVKLKLLEQLTQELRTPLTSILGMANVVGREIYGPLTTKQKEYLEIIQNSGRYLLSLVNEVSQLGVVEEYSLGLNLTTVDIEMLCQQILNTLDEVAKRKEQKLRLSLEPAKSRMWVLDKDKVRQLIYHLISSMIQAATSGSAIRIHISYKSNSTLDRGGQSNLLNLAISVSHPWLGEGLTPVDPYLGQISAFHGSRTGDERQESKSKKSMHEHDDRGEDKTELVNVNSFNRSCESLRLLLSRALAELHGGQIDILGTPESGYRYVVSLPELTLAQANAEI comes from the coding sequence ATGGTGGAGCCAGAAAACAAATTATTGTGTCGAGGGGATACTGGCGTAGATCCAATGATAGATCGGCGCATGAAGGCGTTGTCGGATCTGGGCTTGTTGGAAGCTCAAACGACACCAGTTTTTGAGGAAGCAACTCAAACCGCTGCCCACCTGTTAGAAGTGCCGATCTGCATTTTGGGCTTTTTAGACCGCAATCGCCACGTATTTAAATCAGCAGTGGGTTTGTCGCGTTTGGGGCTGATGAATCCACTAGCGCAGGAAAGACAATTACCAATCCACGAATCTTTTTGTACCCAAGTTGTTGAAACGAGTCAAATAATTAACGTTGGCGATACCCGCACTCATCCTGCCTTTGCCAACAGCGTCTTAGTCCAGCGTTACGGTATTCTTGCTTACCTGGGAGTTCCATTGATTGACTCCTCCGGTTTATGCTTGGGTGCGATCGCGGTGATGGATTTAGAAACTCGCAATTTCAGCATCCAACAAATGAAATTTCTCGAACTCATGGCTCGCTGGAGTATGAGTGAATTCGAGCGCAATCGACTACTCAAAATGCAGCAGTTGGAGCCACTAGAACAGCAGGCAATCGAGATTGCACCGCCAGTTCTCAACCCTGCACCAGCAATTTCTTTCTCACCTCCTACTGCTTCACCAGAAGCCCTTTCCATTGTCCAAGTTAAACTCAAGTTGCTAGAGCAGCTCACCCAAGAACTCAGAACTCCTCTAACATCAATTTTAGGAATGGCAAATGTCGTAGGACGAGAAATTTACGGTCCTTTGACGACGAAACAGAAAGAATATCTCGAAATTATTCAAAATAGCGGTCGATATCTCCTCTCCCTAGTTAATGAAGTGTCTCAGTTGGGAGTCGTAGAAGAATATTCCCTTGGTCTTAATTTAACGACTGTAGATATTGAAATGCTTTGCCAGCAGATACTCAACACTTTAGATGAGGTCGCCAAACGCAAAGAACAAAAATTACGACTGTCGCTAGAGCCTGCGAAAAGTCGTATGTGGGTGCTGGATAAAGACAAGGTAAGACAGCTAATCTATCACCTCATATCGAGTATGATTCAAGCTGCTACTAGTGGGAGTGCGATCCGCATTCACATTTCCTATAAAAGCAACTCTACGCTCGATCGCGGGGGACAAAGTAATCTTTTGAATCTGGCAATTTCAGTTTCTCATCCTTGGTTAGGAGAAGGATTAACCCCCGTCGATCCCTACTTAGGGCAAATTTCTGCTTTTCATGGTTCTCGTACTGGCGACGAAAGGCAGGAGTCAAAAAGCAAGAAGTCGATGCACGAGCATGACGATCGCGGGGAAGACAAGACAGAATTAGTCAATGTCAATAGCTTCAATCGTTCTTGTGAAAGCCTACGCTTGTTGCTCAGCCGCGCTTTAGCAGAACTACACGGTGGTCAAATTGATATTTTAGGCACTCCAGAATCTGGCTATCGTTATGTCGTCAGTCTTCCTGAGTTAACATTGGCGCAAGCTAATGCTGAAATTTAA
- a CDS encoding NADP-dependent isocitrate dehydrogenase, with translation MYEKITPPTTGSRITFSNGEPIVPDNPIIPFIRGDGTGVDIWPAAQKVMDAAVQTAYQGKRQIDWFKVYAGDEACEVYGTYQYLPEDTLQAIKEFGVAIKGPLTTPIGGGIRSLNVALRQINDLYACVRPCRYYPGTPSPHKNPEKLDVIIYRENTEDIYLGIEWRQGSEIGDRLIKILNEDLIPATPEHGKKQIPLDAGIGIKPISKTGSQRLVRRAIKHALRLPPNKQMVTLVHKGNIMKYTEGAFRDWGYELATSEFRQECITERESWILGNKEHNSDLSTEDNARQLEPGYNALTADKKAQICQEVEAVLSQIWETHGNGQWKHKIMVNDRIADSIFQQIQTRPDEYSILATMNLNGDYLSDAAAAVVGGLGMGPGANIGDECAIFEATHGTAPKHAGLDRINPGSVILSGVMMLEYMGWQEAAELIKKGIGDAIANREVTYDLARLMEPPAQPLKCSEFADAIIKHFSD, from the coding sequence ATGTACGAGAAGATTACTCCTCCTACTACTGGTTCTCGAATTACCTTCAGTAATGGCGAACCAATCGTTCCCGATAATCCAATTATCCCCTTCATTCGCGGAGATGGTACGGGGGTAGATATTTGGCCCGCCGCCCAAAAGGTGATGGATGCTGCTGTACAAACTGCCTATCAGGGCAAAAGACAGATTGACTGGTTTAAAGTCTACGCTGGAGATGAAGCCTGCGAAGTGTACGGAACGTATCAATATTTGCCTGAAGATACGCTTCAGGCGATTAAAGAATTTGGCGTGGCAATTAAAGGTCCGCTCACGACACCGATTGGTGGTGGTATTCGATCGCTCAACGTGGCGCTGCGCCAAATTAACGATTTATATGCCTGCGTTCGCCCTTGTCGTTACTACCCTGGAACGCCTTCCCCGCACAAAAACCCAGAAAAACTAGATGTGATTATTTATCGCGAAAACACGGAAGATATTTATCTAGGTATTGAGTGGCGACAGGGTAGCGAAATTGGCGATCGCCTGATTAAAATCTTGAATGAAGATCTCATCCCTGCTACCCCCGAACACGGTAAAAAACAAATTCCCCTTGATGCAGGGATCGGCATCAAGCCCATCAGCAAGACTGGTTCTCAACGCTTAGTCAGACGCGCAATTAAACACGCCCTACGGTTGCCTCCCAATAAACAAATGGTGACTTTGGTGCATAAAGGCAACATTATGAAATACACCGAAGGCGCTTTTCGCGATTGGGGCTACGAATTGGCAACATCTGAGTTTCGCCAAGAGTGCATCACCGAACGCGAATCTTGGATTCTTGGCAACAAAGAACATAACTCGGATCTCAGTACAGAAGACAACGCCCGACAGCTCGAACCTGGCTACAATGCTTTGACTGCCGATAAAAAAGCCCAAATTTGCCAGGAAGTCGAAGCGGTGTTGAGCCAAATTTGGGAAACGCACGGTAACGGTCAATGGAAACATAAAATTATGGTCAACGATCGCATTGCCGATAGTATTTTCCAACAAATCCAAACCCGACCCGATGAATACTCCATTCTCGCTACTATGAATTTGAATGGAGACTATTTATCCGATGCAGCAGCGGCGGTTGTCGGCGGCTTAGGGATGGGTCCAGGGGCAAATATTGGCGACGAGTGCGCTATTTTTGAAGCGACTCACGGCACTGCACCAAAACACGCCGGACTCGACAGAATCAATCCTGGTTCGGTAATTCTTTCCGGTGTAATGATGTTGGAATACATGGGTTGGCAAGAAGCAGCAGAATTAATCAAAAAAGGAATTGGAGATGCGATCGCCAATCGTGAAGTCACTTACGATTTAGCGCGATTGATGGAACCCCCAGCTCAACCGCTTAAATGTTCTGAATTTGCCGACGCGATTATTAAACATTTTAGTGACTAG
- a CDS encoding GUN4 domain-containing protein, translating to MTNPTTTSDTPIDFSALRLQLSSGSEKVQQQLIQQLATLGEPGLEVLMEFLLQRRDRLPTWIDGKIYQILYHSKFSPARELLQTHFPAGIVTLRSQSNIDYSSLQQLLIEGDFQAADRVTLQKLCELAGATAVQRKWLYFTEVERFPILDLQTVDTLWSVYSEGKFGFSVQRGLWLTLGKNWEKLWAKIGWKNGNTWTRYPDGFTWSLDAPIGHLPLSNQLRGNRAIAALFSHPAWGKREQGRAGSRE from the coding sequence ATGACTAACCCAACCACGACATCAGATACTCCCATTGACTTTTCTGCTCTCCGCTTGCAGCTTTCGTCTGGATCGGAAAAAGTTCAACAGCAACTGATTCAACAGCTAGCAACACTAGGCGAGCCAGGTTTAGAAGTGTTGATGGAATTTTTGCTACAACGCCGCGATCGCCTACCAACTTGGATTGATGGCAAAATCTACCAAATCCTCTATCATTCCAAGTTTTCTCCGGCACGGGAACTTTTGCAAACTCACTTTCCCGCTGGAATTGTGACACTGCGATCGCAATCTAATATCGATTACAGTTCCTTACAACAGTTGTTGATTGAGGGAGACTTCCAAGCAGCAGACCGCGTGACGCTACAAAAACTTTGCGAACTGGCTGGCGCAACTGCCGTACAGCGCAAGTGGCTGTATTTTACAGAAGTCGAAAGATTTCCCATTCTCGATTTGCAAACTGTCGATACCCTCTGGTCAGTTTACTCTGAAGGAAAATTTGGCTTTTCCGTGCAGCGAGGACTCTGGTTAACTTTAGGCAAAAACTGGGAAAAACTATGGGCAAAAATTGGCTGGAAAAACGGCAACACCTGGACGCGCTACCCTGATGGATTTACTTGGAGCCTTGACGCTCCCATAGGACACCTACCTTTGTCAAATCAGCTACGCGGCAATCGTGCGATCGCCGCACTATTTTCCCATCCAGCCTGGGGGAAAAGGGAGCAGGGACGAGCTGGGAGCAGGGAGTAG